A stretch of DNA from Granulicella pectinivorans:
TCGATTGTGGCGGGCGTAACGTTTGTAAGGTACTGCCGTTCGCGGATAAACTGCTCGAAACGAGGCTCCATGATTTTCCTACTCCGGGGGTCAAATTCGGACAGGAAAACCTCATAAACCACTGATTCGCGGGCGAGTAGCTCAATCGGATAGAGCACCAGCCTTCTAAGCTGGGGGTTGCAGGTTCGATCCCTGCCTCGCCTACCATCTTCACTTTCCGCGATATTCCATCGAGTGCTCACGACGAAGCCCTGCATCGATTTTGCGGGGCTTTGATGTTTCATAGATTGCAGGGACATTCGTTGACATTGCGGGTGGCAAGCATAGGGGGAGCCATCCGTCGGTTCGAACGCGATGTCTTCCTATGGATGGCTCACCACTGATCGCGGCTATTTCGTTTCGGCTGTGACATGCTCGTTGCTCTTATCCATTGTGTGAAAGCGTGGATGGTTACAGGGCCTGACCCATTGTTGCAGGCAATGAGTAACTTCCTGTTATGTAGGCCTTTCCCTAAACTGCTTACGTTCCACGACAATGAAGGCTCGCTGAGCCGCGATAATACTCGGAATAGTTGCGATGATGCCAACAACGGCTTGAACCGCCGCAGCGTGCCGGGATTCGTTGATTCAAGTCCAAAGGTGACGAGGTTCTCGGAGTGGTTGAGGCCCAAGTAGTGACATGCTTCGCAGCCCAGGGGGCGGAGGATACGCGAGGCAAGTTCGAGCAACTTAGCTCAAGCAATGTCGAATTTAAATGCATTTGCCAGGTCAGGTTGTTCAGCATTCATACTCGTACCAGCTACTGCGCTCGGCCATCGCGAGAAATAAATCTCTAGTTTCACGCTCGGAGTGCAGCACGTACCGACGGATATGGCATCTGACTTACCAGACCGTTGCAAGAGACTCCTCATAGCCATCCGACGAGCGACTTAAGACCCCTGCCAGCACGATTGCACCTACGAGGCACTCGATCTCATTGGTTACCAAAGGCTCTTTTGACTGCGAAGCATTTCTTTCCTCCTGCCGCGGGCGCAAGGTTATTGCGTTGAAACCCGCAGACGTCTTCTTCTCGCAAGGCACAAAAGCGGAGTCGGTCTTCTATCTGATAACAGGACGGGCAAAGTTGACCGTCGTCTCCGATCGAGGCAAAGAGATGATCGTCGCTCTTCTCTCTTCGGGAGACTTTCTGGGTGAGGTTGCCATCGCTCCGGCCGCTCGTCGCCACACCGCAACCGCGGTCGCGATGACGCATTGCACGGCGATCAAGATCGGGAAGAGCGATATGGCCGTAGCACTCAGCAAGGAAAGCGACTTCTCGAAGGAGTTCATTGCATTTCTGCTTTCCCGCAGCATGCGCGTTCAGGAGGACCTCGTCGATCACCTCTTCCACTCCAGCGAACGACGCCTTGCCCGCGTCTTGCTCATCCTGGCGGAGACCGACACACTTGGCTCCGACCCCACACTGATCCCCCACATCACCCAGGAGATGCTCGCAGGGATGATCGGAACCACGCGGTCTCGCGTCAGCTATTTTATGAATCGGTTTCGCAAACGCGGCCTGATCGAATACAACCGTCGGATACGCGTTCATAGCCTGCTCCTCAAGGCGGTTCTCGAAGGCGACAACGCAAAGATCATTCGGAGCTAGCCCTAGAGGATATGATCGCTCGCTCACTACGGCATGGTTATGGGCGAGATCGTGGGGCTGAAACTCCGGGTTGCGGTGTTTGCGGGATGGGCAACTCTGGCCCAAATCGGGTTACCGGAATCGTCCGTGGGTTACCGTCATGGGCCAGTCTTAGCGTGGAAGAGGGCAACCAAGAGCAGAACAGCATAACGCTGGGGCCACGTCTTTCTTGGTTCTTATCGGGGTATGCTGTTTTTGGGGAAGGGTTTGAAAAAGTTCTGGCGGAGAGTGGGGGATTCGAACCCCCGATAGAACTTTTGGTCCTATAACGGTTTAGCAAACCGCCGCCTTCAGCCTCTCGGCCAACTCTCCTGCACTGGTGTCCACGCTGCTCGTTTTCACGAACGCCCGGATGAAGACGATTATAGCGCGGCTCATGCGATTCTCGCGAAGCGGCTCCTTTTTTGTGATTGAATCTCATCTGCGGATACCGATCCGCCGGAGGGAAGCAACGATTGACCAGGCCGTTTGGCTCGCCCGATAAGGGCTTCGCGAAGAAGATGCGGCTGCTGCCGCTGGTTGGCGCAACGTATTTCATGGTGTCCGGTGGCCCCTATGGCCTCGAAGACATTATTGGGAAGGCCGGCTATGGACGAGCCGTCCTGCTGCTTCTCCTGATCCCCCTGTTCTGGAGTCTGCCGACCTCCCTGATGGTCGGCGAACTGGCCACAGCGATTCCTACCGAAGGCGGCTTCTACCAGTGGGTGCGTCGCGCCATGGGACCGTTCTGGGGCTTCCAGGAGGCGTGGCTTTCGCTGTCGGCCTCGGTCTTCGACATGGCCATCTACCCCACGACTTTCGTGCTGTACCTCTCGCATATCTTTCCGTCGCTCACGGCCGGGTATCGCGGGTGGGTGCTGAAGTTGGCCATTGTGGCCATCAGCGCGGCCTGGAACCTGCGTGGCGCGGTCGCGGTCGGCAAGGGATCCGTGCGCATGGCGTTCGTCTCGTTGTCGCCGTTTCTGGCGCTGATGGCGCTGGCCGTCTACCGGGGGATGCATCTTGGGTTCGCCCATGCCTCTGCCGGTGCGCCCGAGACGCTGGACATGTCTGGCGCCATCTCGGTGGCGCTCTGGAACTATATGGGCTGGGACAACGCGAGCACCGTGGCGCAGGAGGTCGAGGACCCGCAGCGAACCTATCCACGCGCGATGCTCTGGTCCGCGCTGGCGGTCATGTGTGTCTACACGCTTCCCATCCTGACGATCTGGTTCGCCGGCATTCCGGCGGAGCGCTTCTCGACCGGTGCGTGGGCGGATGCGGCGGGGCTCCTTGGCGGCTCTGTGCTTGCTCTTGCCGTGGTGCTGGCGGGTTCGCTCGACGGACTGGGCACCTTCAATGCGCTTACGCTGTCGTTTACCCGGATTCCCTACGCGATGGCGCTTGACGGCCTTGCGCCGAAGATCCTTGCGCGGCGGCTGGCAAATGGCGTTCCATGGGCGAGCGTGCTGCTTTGCAGTGCCGGATGGGCTCTGGCTCTTACGTTCACCTTTGAGCGCCTTATCTCCATCGATCTTGTCCTCTACGGGGCGTCGCTCATCCTGGAGTTTGTCGCCCTGCTGGTGCTGCGCATCCGCGAGCCGGAGCTGCCGCGTCCGTTTCGGGTGCCGGGCGGCATGGCTGGAGCCTCGCTCATCGGGCTGGGACCGGTGGCCTTGATCGCCTTCGCCATCTGGGCTGCGCGGGGGGAGACGGTGGGCTCGCTCCCCGCCCTGCTCTTCGCCACGCTGGTTGCGCTGGCGGGGCCTCTGGTCTACGTTTCGGCCAAACGCTGGTCAGCCCGGATGGCCGCTTAAAACAAGATGGACCGCCCCAAAGGGCGGTCCATATTTCATTTCTCTGCAAAGGGAATTTACTTGGTGGGAACCGGCTTCGGCTCGGGGTTTTCTTTGTTGGCGATGAAGCGCGCCTGGGCCTCGACGATCTTGTTGCGGGCGAACGACGCATCGCGCCAACCCTTGACTTCGACGCTCTTGCCCTCGAGATCCTTGTAGATCGAGAAGAAGTGCGTGATCTCCTTCAGCATGTGGGGGTAGATCTCGGAGTAGTTCCAGACATCCTTGTAGCGGGGATTGCCTTCGCCCACGCAGAGCACCTTCTCGTCGCCCAGACCCTGATCGACCATCTCCAGCAGACCGATGGGGCGGACTTCCATGACGCAGCCGGGAAAGCTTGCCGAATCGACGAGAACCAGAACGTCCAGAGGATCGCCGTCGTCTCCGAGCGTCGAGGGGATAAAGCCGTAGTCGCCGGGGTAATGCACGGGCGAGTAGAGGTTGCGGTCGAGGCGGAAGACGTGCAGTTCCTTGTCGTATTCGTACTTGTTGATTCCCTCGTGGGGAATCTCGATCACAGCGTTGATGACTTCAGGGGACTTGGGTCCAACCGGCAGCTCGAGGTAGTTCGGCATAAATTTCGCTTGTCTCTTCTCGTAGAAAATATCGCTCGCGAGGGAGCGAGGTGAGGCGGAAGTTCGAGTGGATATGTCGTGATACAGCAAGAACGAGCCCATCCAACAGACACCATGGTACATTGCCATGAAGAGAGCCCCGGGCAGGAACCCCGGTGGAAACGTCTGATGGATTTGTCCGCTGCATGTCTATAATCAGACACGATGAAGGCTCATGTCTATGTCACGTTGAAGAGAACTGTCCTCGATGCTCAGGGGCAGACGATCGCTGAAGCGCTCAAGCGCATGCAGTATGCAGGAATTGCCGATGTCCGCCAGGGCAAGTATTTCCTACTGACGCTGGAGGATGGCCTCGACCCCGTGGCCGCCGAAGCTGAGGTCAACCGTATTGCCAGGGAGGTGCTCACCAACCCTGTGATCGAAGAATTTTCCGTTCGTATCGAGTTCTGATCGCCGATAAGTCGAATCAATCAGGATGTTTGACTTATTCATTCGCGTTCTGGCAGCGGTATGAGAGGCTGGAGGCATCTCATCTATCGTCGAGTCCTACTGAGAGCCGATTTCTGTAAAAAACGACTTCAGGGAGAATCCTATGAACTGGAAGACTGTTTCCCGTACTGCCCTTTTTTTCGCGGTTGCAGGACTTTTGACTGCTGAGCGGGGAGTAGCCCAGGCAAGCCCCACTGCCACGATCGACCGCCCGCCGATCACGATCTTCGCGGGTGGGTCTTACATCCAGCCCCAGCCGGATTTCTACAAAAACAACCAGATGGCGTACTTTTTCGGCCTGGACTACACGCGCTATACTCCCCGCTTCTATGTGGATCCTTCGATCGAGGTGCGCGCTCTGATCAGCCCGATCGATGAGGAGGTCGGTGAAAACGTCTACTCCGGTGGACTCAAACTTTCCCATACCTACTTTCGCCGCATCCGTCCCTATGGAGATATTCTCATCGGTTCCGGAACCATCAAGTACGTGGCGGGACATTTTGGACCAACGGTAACGTCCGACAACTCGATCGTGTACACCTACGGTGGCGGAGTTGACTTCGACGTATACCGGACCCTTGGCCTCAAAGCGGACTATCAGGGGTCGCGCTGGCACACGGGAACAGATGTGACCTTCCACCCTCGGTCGCTCAATTTTGCTGTTTTTTACCGTTTCGGATTTGGCCGTCGCGATCGTTAATCGCACAGCAGAAGGCCGGATGCTAGGCTAAATGCTGGAGATCTACCGACCTTGAACGCAACCCTCGATCCAAGACAAGCGGCTCCTGCCCATGGGAGCCGCTTTGTACGTGCCTGCCTCCGCCAGCCTGTCGACCGCACGCCGGTGTGGTTCCTGCGCCAGGCCGGGCGCTATATGCCGGAGTATATGGCGGTGCGTAAGCACCATAGTTTGTTGGACATCTGCCGCACGCCGGAGGTCGCCTCGGAGGTGACCATTACGGCGGCCGAGCGCCTTGGCGTCGACGCAGCCATCATCTTTGCCGATCTTTTGCTGCCGTTCACGCCCATGGGGCTCGACTTCGAGTTCGTTGCCGGCGAGGGGCCGCAGGTGAATACGCCGGTGCGCAGCTTCGAGCACGTCAAGGCGCTCCGGACCGATCGCATCGACGATCTCAGCTATGTCGCCCTCTCTATCGAGAAGGTGGCCAAGCACTTTGCTCCGCCACGCGCCGACGGTGACCAGCTTGGCATCATCGGCTTCTGCGGCGCTCCGTTCACGCTCGCCAGCTACATGATCGAAGGTGGCAGTTCACGCAACTACATTGAAACAAAGAAGATGATGTACTCGGATGGCGCTGCGTGGTCCATGCTGATGGAGAAGCTGGTCACGGTGCTGACCGGGTTTGCCGCGCAGCAGGTGGAGGCGGGCGCGGACGTTATTCAGATCTTCGATAGCTGGGCCGGCGCGCTCTCGGTGACCGACTACCGCCAGTACTGCCTGAGCTGGACGACGCAGCTTGTCGAGAGCGTCCGCGCGCTTGGCGTGCCGGTTATTTACTTCGGCGTCGATACGGCCTCGCTGCTGCCCACCATGCGCGAGACGGGCGCGGACGTCATCGGCCTCGACTGGCGCATTCCGCTGGCCGAGGGCTGGGAGGCCGTCGGTTCGGGTTGCGGTGTGCAGGGAAATCTCGATCCGATCGCCCTCTTTGCGCCTGAAGATATCCTCAGGGCGCGCGTCAAAGAGGTTCTTGATGCTGCGGCTAAAAAGCCCGGGCATATTTTCAACCTGGGGCATGGGATTGTGCCCGGCACGCCCGTCGACAACGTCATCCGCGTGGTCGAATGGGTGAAGGAGCTGGGATGAAAGAAGCGATTTTACTGCTGGCGCACGGAACGCCCGACGTTCTGGGCGAGATGGCTGCATATCTGTCGAAGGTTACGGGTGGCCGCGCGCTTCCGCAGGAGGTCGTCGAGGAGCTGCAGCATCGCTACGGCGAGATCGGCCTTGGCTGGGAGCCCGGTGTGGAGCCTCCACCGCTGACCCGGTGGACCCTGACGCAGGGGCATCTGCTGGAGCTTGCGCTGGCCCAGGCGGGGCATCCCATGAAGGTCTACGTGGGCATGCGCAACTGGCATCCTTACATCGCGGATGTGGTGGCGAAGATGCGTGAGGATGGCGTCACGCGGATCAAGGCGCTGTGTCTTGCCCCGCAGAACTCGCGGACCAGCGTCGGGCTCTATCGCAAGGCGTTGATGGAAGCGGCGAAGGGGCTCGAGGTCGAGTTTGTGGCCGGCTGGGCGGAGAATCCCACGCTTGCGGAGGCCTTTGCGGACAGAACGTGGCCCGTTTGGGCTGAGGCCTGTGCGGAGACTGGCAGACGTATTCCCGTGCTGTTTACGGCGCATTCCGTGCCCTGCAGGACCATCATGACCGGATCGGCTTCGGTCGCGGGCGCGCGTCCCGGCACACCCGAGCAGACCTCGCCCGATCCCTATCCGGTCGAGTCGAAGCGCACGGCGCAGCTTGTGGCTGATCGTCTGAAGGTCGTTGGATTCAAGGAGAGCGACTGGGTCTTCGCGTTCCAGAGCCAGGGCATCAGCGGCGGCCCGTGGATTGGGCCCACGGTAGAAGACACCCTGAAGGCGCTGAAGGATCAGGGTGAGATCGGTGTGGTGATGCAGCCGGTTGGTTTCCTCTGCGACCACGTCGAGATCCTCTACGACATCGATATCGCCTTCAGGCAGACCGCCGAGGAGCT
This window harbors:
- a CDS encoding APC family permease, with protein sequence MTRPFGSPDKGFAKKMRLLPLVGATYFMVSGGPYGLEDIIGKAGYGRAVLLLLLIPLFWSLPTSLMVGELATAIPTEGGFYQWVRRAMGPFWGFQEAWLSLSASVFDMAIYPTTFVLYLSHIFPSLTAGYRGWVLKLAIVAISAAWNLRGAVAVGKGSVRMAFVSLSPFLALMALAVYRGMHLGFAHASAGAPETLDMSGAISVALWNYMGWDNASTVAQEVEDPQRTYPRAMLWSALAVMCVYTLPILTIWFAGIPAERFSTGAWADAAGLLGGSVLALAVVLAGSLDGLGTFNALTLSFTRIPYAMALDGLAPKILARRLANGVPWASVLLCSAGWALALTFTFERLISIDLVLYGASLILEFVALLVLRIREPELPRPFRVPGGMAGASLIGLGPVALIAFAIWAARGETVGSLPALLFATLVALAGPLVYVSAKRWSARMAA
- a CDS encoding inorganic diphosphatase; the encoded protein is MPNYLELPVGPKSPEVINAVIEIPHEGINKYEYDKELHVFRLDRNLYSPVHYPGDYGFIPSTLGDDGDPLDVLVLVDSASFPGCVMEVRPIGLLEMVDQGLGDEKVLCVGEGNPRYKDVWNYSEIYPHMLKEITHFFSIYKDLEGKSVEVKGWRDASFARNKIVEAQARFIANKENPEPKPVPTK
- the purS gene encoding phosphoribosylformylglycinamidine synthase subunit PurS, whose amino-acid sequence is MKAHVYVTLKRTVLDAQGQTIAEALKRMQYAGIADVRQGKYFLLTLEDGLDPVAAEAEVNRIAREVLTNPVIEEFSVRIEF
- a CDS encoding Crp/Fnr family transcriptional regulator — its product is MKPADVFFSQGTKAESVFYLITGRAKLTVVSDRGKEMIVALLSSGDFLGEVAIAPAARRHTATAVAMTHCTAIKIGKSDMAVALSKESDFSKEFIAFLLSRSMRVQEDLVDHLFHSSERRLARVLLILAETDTLGSDPTLIPHITQEMLAGMIGTTRSRVSYFMNRFRKRGLIEYNRRIRVHSLLLKAVLEGDNAKIIRS
- the hemE gene encoding uroporphyrinogen decarboxylase, with product MNATLDPRQAAPAHGSRFVRACLRQPVDRTPVWFLRQAGRYMPEYMAVRKHHSLLDICRTPEVASEVTITAAERLGVDAAIIFADLLLPFTPMGLDFEFVAGEGPQVNTPVRSFEHVKALRTDRIDDLSYVALSIEKVAKHFAPPRADGDQLGIIGFCGAPFTLASYMIEGGSSRNYIETKKMMYSDGAAWSMLMEKLVTVLTGFAAQQVEAGADVIQIFDSWAGALSVTDYRQYCLSWTTQLVESVRALGVPVIYFGVDTASLLPTMRETGADVIGLDWRIPLAEGWEAVGSGCGVQGNLDPIALFAPEDILRARVKEVLDAAAKKPGHIFNLGHGIVPGTPVDNVIRVVEWVKELG
- the hemH gene encoding ferrochelatase; amino-acid sequence: MKEAILLLAHGTPDVLGEMAAYLSKVTGGRALPQEVVEELQHRYGEIGLGWEPGVEPPPLTRWTLTQGHLLELALAQAGHPMKVYVGMRNWHPYIADVVAKMREDGVTRIKALCLAPQNSRTSVGLYRKALMEAAKGLEVEFVAGWAENPTLAEAFADRTWPVWAEACAETGRRIPVLFTAHSVPCRTIMTGSASVAGARPGTPEQTSPDPYPVESKRTAQLVADRLKVVGFKESDWVFAFQSQGISGGPWIGPTVEDTLKALKDQGEIGVVMQPVGFLCDHVEILYDIDIAFRQTAEELGLKLWRAESLNASPILAEALVQVILGEYKADVDEVVVA